The following are encoded in a window of Primulina eburnea isolate SZY01 chromosome 4, ASM2296580v1, whole genome shotgun sequence genomic DNA:
- the LOC140830884 gene encoding uncharacterized protein, translating to MGGREDLWKMGWSEINLCIKCEEGQNLLVCSENDCLLAVHEKCMGCPARFDDAGNFYCPHCFHRQAVRESRQAWENAMSKKRALSVFEMVGSKTNLEEKTRVEANGLNISEGDEDVNMAAFHVGERAQVSDVLHQSVGTDKDAQGSIHGECPANFSPLRGANESRRSYKSDTIKYSENINSNVHGVEPIVARDDDLCGEADRTSQQDGMLDRTETGECVDSHKLDKVIGDNEKDAFTKDSTQVQGRSTPSRRQLDNLKMQEEHKINTIEEESTQEEVSQSSGGSSGDELAATLHAGSKRRLKRNESSDVDSETVSMSNKRPKPSNKNKNEPKSQKRNPPRRSSLALRNIKEFDEQAGTSRRSNQSLTHSVNPANDLFFGGKRKRLMWRKDEEEMLKEGVQKFASTAKQNLPWRKILEFGRHVFEETRTPADLKDKWRNLLAR from the exons ATGGGAGGGAGAGAGGATCTATGGAAAATGGGATGGTCAGAAATAAACCTGTGCATAAAATGCGAAGAGGGGCAGAATCTGTTGGTGTGCAGTGAAAATGATTGTCTTCTAGCGGTTCATGAAAAATGTATGGGATGTCCTGCAAGATTTGATGATGCAGGGAACTTCTATTGTCCCCATTGTTTTCACAGGCAAGCTGTTAGAGAATCACGACAAGCATGGGAAAATGCAATGTCAAAAAAGAGAGCTTTGTCGGTCTTTGAAATGGTAGGCAGCAAAACAAATTTGGAAGAGAAAACGAGGGTTGAGGCTAATGGGCTTAACATATCCGAAGGTGATGAAGATGTAAATATGGCAGCTTTCCATGTTGGAGAACGTGCACAGGTTAGTGATGTTCTCCATCAATCTGTTGGAACTGATAAAGATGCTCAAGGTAGTATTCATGGTGAATGTCCTGCAAACTTTTCACCACTTAGAGGAGCTAATGAATCAAGGAGATCGTACAAAAGTGATACAATAAAGTACAGTGAAAATATTAATAGCAATGTACATGGCGTGGAGCCTATTGTTGCCCGTGATGATGATCTGTGCGGTGAAGCTGACAGAACATCACAGCAAGATGGGATGTTGGATAGAACAGAGACTGGAGAATGTGTTGATAGCCATAAACTGGATAAAGTTATTGGAGATAATGAAAAAGATGCCTTCACGAAGGATTCAACTCAAGTGCAAGGTCGGTCAACCCCATCTAGAAGACAATTGGATAATTTAAAAATGCAAGAAGAGCACAAAATCAACACTATAGAAGAAGAAAGTACTCAGGAAGAGGTATCTCAAAGTTCTGGAGGTTCCTCTGGCGATGAACTTGCAGCAACTTTGCATGCTGGATCTAAGAGAAGATTGAAAAGGAACGAATCTTCAGATGTGGATTCTGAAACTGTTTCCATGAGCAATAAGCGTCCCAAACCGAGTAATAAGAATAAGAATGAACCGAAGTCTCAAAAAAGAAATCCTCCGAGGAGGTCGTCTTTGGCTTTGAGAAACATCAAAGAATTTGACGAACAAGCTGGTACCTCCAGAAGATCAAATCAATCTTTAACGCACTCAGTAAATCC GGCTAATGATTTATTTTTCGGTGGGAAACGCAAAAGACTAATGTGGAGGAAGGATGAAGAAGAAATGCTTAAG GAAGGAGTGCAGAAATTTGCATCAACTGCAAAACAAAATCTTCCTTGGAGGAAAATCTTGGAGTTTGGTCGCCATGTATTTGAAGAGACTCGTACTCCAGCCGATCTCAAGGATAAATGGAGGAACCTTTTGGCAAGATAG